In Vibrio celticus, one genomic interval encodes:
- a CDS encoding CvfB family protein → MKLAKAYQRSRIISAKFKVETTLMINIGQINNLEVVKQADFGVFLDASDYGTVLLPKRFTPEGVEIGQKLDVFLYIDSDNQIAATTEKPIAQVGQFGLMTVEGVNSTGAFMSWGVKGKDLLVPFSEQRGRLNEGQSILVYVYIDKASSRIVGTTKFNKWLDNTPATYKQNEQVDLIIAERSQLGYKAIVNGEHWGMIFPSDIIGKLFIGKTLKGYIKNVREEDGKIDLSLQKVGVAKMDDLSTKVLDLLEKKGGYLPLNDKSSPEVIFSAFRTSKGTFKKTIGGLYKSGKITIDKEGISLVK, encoded by the coding sequence ATGAAACTAGCGAAAGCATATCAGAGATCACGTATAATCTCCGCCAAATTTAAAGTAGAGACAACCTTGATGATTAATATTGGTCAAATAAACAACTTAGAAGTAGTAAAACAAGCAGACTTCGGTGTATTCCTTGACGCGAGCGACTATGGAACCGTGTTGCTGCCTAAACGATTTACTCCTGAAGGTGTTGAAATTGGTCAAAAGCTAGATGTTTTCTTATACATAGATTCTGACAACCAGATCGCTGCAACGACTGAAAAACCGATCGCTCAAGTAGGCCAGTTTGGTTTGATGACGGTTGAAGGTGTTAACAGCACTGGTGCGTTCATGAGCTGGGGCGTGAAAGGTAAAGACCTTCTTGTTCCTTTCAGCGAGCAGCGCGGCCGTTTAAACGAAGGCCAGTCAATCTTAGTATATGTATATATCGATAAAGCATCGAGCCGTATTGTTGGTACAACGAAGTTCAACAAATGGTTAGACAACACGCCTGCGACTTATAAGCAAAATGAGCAAGTTGATCTCATTATCGCTGAGCGCAGCCAACTTGGTTACAAAGCGATCGTGAACGGTGAGCACTGGGGTATGATTTTCCCATCTGATATCATCGGTAAGCTGTTCATTGGTAAAACACTAAAAGGCTACATTAAAAACGTTCGTGAAGAAGACGGTAAGATTGATCTGTCTCTTCAGAAGGTTGGTGTGGCTAAGATGGATGACCTAAGCACTAAGGTTCTCGATCTGCTTGAGAAGAAAGGTGGTTACTTACCTTTGAATGATAAATCTTCTCCGGAAGTTATTTTCTCTGCATTCAGAACCAGCAAAGGTACGTTCAAGAAGACAATTGGTGGTTTGTACAAGTCTGGCAAGATCACTATCGACAAAGAAGGCATCAGCCTAGTTAAATAA
- a CDS encoding MlaD family protein — translation MNNDNQSQTSYSPEVRKNKGISPLWILPILTVALAGWLVMKSIHDAGQRVQIYFSDAAGLVAGRTTIRYQGLEVGMVRDITLSKDLSSIYVDADIYPEAKKLLSKGTRFWLVKPTASLSGISGLDALVSGNYIAIHPSEAKEDPETVFQALESSPSDLLASEGLNISLTTKDLGGVSVGSQIVYRKIPIGEVYNYQLNDNAKSVTIQASIKDEYSHIITDQSRFWNVSGLGASIGFSGVDVRLESLSALLGGSIAVDSPGEGQPVEMNTKFKLYPDLKTAGRGISIKIAVPDDNKISATGAPIMYRGIEIGQITDLSLSEGRENVVASAAIQPAFSDFLNSGSKFVLEEAELSLTGMKNIANLVTGNFLTLVPGEGEKARRFTVIRKNEFNQEQEKSVAIRLTSNNSFGLDVGTQLLYKGIAVGSIIHVGLVDGVGTGSEKHEVFMDALIDNEYAHLIKSHNRFFVTGSATAELTESGLSVTVPPAKQLLTGSISFVSEGKSEVRTDYQLFQSKSLAEIAKFNQSGSKTLSLFASELPSISKGSPLLYRNLQVGSISDFQLADGGVRIKVTIENRYTHLLNKHTVFWNRSGVEVDASLSGISIKAAPVKTLIQGGIAFDSLPGIDNKLGDVWKLYKDSKSARKFGRAITITSSGDQEVSKGMAIKYQGVTVGEVTLVIPNFNKGGIEITARILPEYVDKIAVANSHFWLAEPEIGLNGIKNVSALLSKHINVDPGKGERNTKFELSKGPVQPEGKIFKLQSETRGSVSEGTPILFRELEIGSVIDVQLGEFADRIISTIQIEPDYAYLIRANTVFWNVSGVDVSIGLSGANIKAGTVDSLLRGGITFSTPPTNELQPVASEDQSFYLYPQAEDEWKSWRTAIPRP, via the coding sequence ATGAACAACGATAACCAATCACAAACGTCATATTCACCAGAAGTAAGGAAAAACAAAGGCATCTCACCTTTGTGGATTCTGCCGATATTAACCGTCGCCTTAGCCGGTTGGTTGGTCATGAAATCGATACACGATGCTGGGCAACGTGTGCAAATATACTTCTCAGATGCCGCAGGTTTAGTCGCAGGTCGAACAACGATTCGTTACCAAGGCTTAGAGGTGGGTATGGTGCGCGACATCACTTTATCCAAAGATCTATCGAGCATCTATGTCGATGCTGACATCTATCCAGAAGCGAAGAAGCTACTCTCAAAAGGCACTCGTTTCTGGCTAGTAAAACCAACAGCAAGTTTGTCGGGTATCTCCGGGTTAGACGCACTTGTTTCAGGTAACTATATTGCTATCCACCCGAGCGAAGCCAAAGAAGACCCGGAAACTGTTTTCCAAGCGTTAGAATCCTCCCCTTCTGACTTACTGGCTTCTGAAGGTTTGAATATTTCACTGACGACCAAAGATCTGGGCGGTGTGTCTGTGGGTTCTCAAATCGTTTACCGTAAAATCCCAATTGGTGAGGTTTACAACTACCAGTTAAACGACAACGCTAAATCCGTTACGATTCAAGCGTCAATTAAAGATGAATACAGTCATATCATTACCGACCAAAGCCGCTTTTGGAATGTCAGTGGTTTAGGTGCAAGTATTGGTTTTTCCGGTGTTGATGTTCGCTTAGAGAGCCTAAGTGCATTACTTGGCGGTTCAATTGCGGTTGACTCTCCAGGAGAAGGTCAACCGGTTGAGATGAACACCAAGTTCAAGCTCTACCCAGATTTGAAAACAGCGGGTCGAGGTATCTCTATCAAGATCGCCGTTCCCGATGATAATAAAATCAGTGCAACGGGTGCTCCGATCATGTATCGCGGCATTGAAATCGGTCAAATCACTGACTTATCGCTAAGTGAAGGGCGTGAAAACGTCGTTGCATCTGCCGCTATCCAACCGGCATTCAGTGACTTCTTAAATAGTGGCAGTAAATTCGTTCTAGAAGAGGCCGAACTGTCGCTGACTGGCATGAAAAACATTGCCAACTTAGTGACAGGTAACTTTTTAACCTTGGTACCGGGCGAAGGTGAAAAGGCGCGTCGATTTACTGTGATCCGCAAAAATGAATTCAATCAGGAACAAGAGAAATCCGTTGCGATTCGCTTAACGTCGAACAATTCGTTCGGGTTAGATGTCGGTACACAACTTCTCTACAAAGGCATTGCCGTTGGTTCTATCATCCATGTGGGATTAGTTGATGGTGTTGGTACGGGCTCTGAGAAACACGAAGTCTTCATGGATGCGCTTATCGACAACGAGTACGCGCATCTTATCAAAAGTCACAACCGTTTCTTCGTGACAGGCAGTGCGACCGCAGAGCTAACCGAATCAGGCTTGAGTGTTACGGTCCCACCAGCAAAACAGCTTCTTACTGGCTCGATTAGCTTTGTAAGTGAAGGTAAATCTGAAGTTCGAACGGACTACCAACTTTTCCAAAGTAAGTCGTTAGCAGAAATTGCTAAGTTTAATCAGTCTGGTTCAAAGACACTTTCGTTGTTTGCCAGTGAGCTACCTTCAATATCTAAAGGCAGCCCACTCCTCTACCGCAACCTACAAGTGGGTAGTATTTCTGATTTTCAGCTTGCCGACGGTGGCGTAAGAATCAAAGTCACAATCGAAAATCGTTACACGCACTTACTCAACAAGCACACTGTTTTCTGGAACCGTTCAGGTGTTGAGGTTGATGCATCGCTATCGGGTATCAGCATTAAAGCGGCACCAGTTAAAACCCTTATCCAAGGCGGTATTGCTTTTGACTCTCTGCCAGGAATCGACAACAAACTCGGCGATGTGTGGAAGCTATATAAAGATTCGAAATCTGCTCGAAAATTTGGTCGTGCGATTACTATCACCTCTTCTGGCGATCAAGAAGTCAGCAAGGGCATGGCGATCAAATATCAAGGTGTCACTGTTGGTGAGGTTACTTTGGTGATTCCGAACTTCAACAAGGGCGGTATTGAAATTACTGCGCGTATTTTACCTGAGTACGTCGACAAGATTGCCGTGGCGAACAGTCACTTCTGGTTGGCAGAGCCTGAGATTGGCCTTAACGGCATCAAAAACGTCTCTGCGCTGCTCTCTAAGCACATCAACGTAGATCCGGGTAAAGGTGAAAGAAACACGAAATTCGAGCTTAGCAAAGGACCCGTGCAGCCTGAAGGCAAAATCTTCAAGCTGCAAAGCGAAACGCGAGGCTCGGTATCTGAAGGCACGCCTATCCTATTCCGTGAGCTAGAAATCGGCAGTGTTATTGATGTTCAGTTAGGCGAGTTTGCTGACCGCATCATCTCTACGATTCAAATAGAACCTGATTACGCGTATCTAATCCGCGCAAACACCGTGTTCTGGAACGTGTCGGGCGTCGATGTCTCTATCGGCCTGTCTGGCGCAAACATCAAAGCCGGAACGGTAGATAGCTTGTTGAGAGGTGGTATTACATTCTCAACGCCACCGACAAATGAACTTCAACCAGTGGCAAGCGAAGATCAGTCTTTCTATCTCTATCCTCAAGCCGAAGATGAGTGGAAATCATGGAGAACCGCGATTCCTCGTCCATAG
- a CDS encoding paraquat-inducible protein A, whose translation MGGRVTSPSVTNPLSTKHQCDSSSVRLCQGCELPVDKMDIPLGKSAYCPRCGTQLYRGGTPSLSGNLAIAITCLLLFIPSHFFEFISIRLIGVMIPATLPSGVFTLMGEGFPLLGLLILFCSSIAPLLVCTSVLITHASLRFKIFTPFRYALAIIQTLKHWMMLDVFLVSLAVSCFKLQDYSDIFVGPGLIGLILLQLFSVLLVSRISVRRYWEAWTKESEYSFAESKNVHCHNCHLSQPDGHTCVRCHHDLYHRKPYSIQKTWALLFAASVAIVPANVIPISILITNGQRLEDTIISGVASLINSDMYGIAAIIFIASIVVPVAKILGLAYILICIKMKRAVYHRQRMTIYFIVKWVGKWSVMDLFVISIMMTLVDRGQILNFTPGYGAVAFGVVVVLTMLAAESLDPRLIWDNYTSKDESVNEQR comes from the coding sequence TTGGGAGGTCGCGTGACCTCCCCATCCGTAACCAATCCTTTATCAACAAAACACCAATGCGATAGTAGCTCAGTGCGTCTTTGCCAGGGCTGCGAACTTCCCGTAGATAAAATGGACATCCCTTTAGGGAAATCAGCTTACTGCCCAAGATGCGGAACTCAGCTTTATAGAGGCGGTACCCCTAGCCTCTCTGGAAACCTAGCAATCGCAATTACCTGCTTATTGCTATTTATCCCATCGCACTTTTTTGAATTCATCAGTATTCGCCTGATTGGCGTCATGATACCCGCGACGTTACCATCGGGTGTTTTTACCTTAATGGGCGAAGGCTTTCCTCTGCTTGGTTTGCTAATCCTGTTCTGCAGTTCGATCGCTCCGTTGCTCGTGTGCACCTCGGTACTCATCACTCATGCTTCACTGCGTTTTAAGATCTTCACACCCTTTCGTTATGCATTAGCTATTATTCAGACTCTCAAACATTGGATGATGTTGGATGTGTTTCTGGTAAGTTTGGCGGTCTCGTGTTTCAAACTGCAAGATTACTCGGATATTTTTGTTGGCCCTGGTTTGATTGGCCTGATTCTTCTGCAGCTTTTCAGCGTATTACTGGTAAGCCGTATCAGTGTGCGTCGCTACTGGGAAGCTTGGACAAAAGAATCCGAATACTCTTTTGCTGAGAGTAAGAACGTACACTGTCACAACTGTCATCTATCTCAGCCTGACGGTCATACTTGTGTGCGTTGTCACCATGACTTATATCACCGCAAGCCCTACTCTATACAGAAGACTTGGGCTCTGCTGTTTGCCGCATCCGTGGCTATTGTTCCCGCTAACGTTATTCCTATCTCTATCCTTATAACCAACGGTCAAAGGCTGGAAGACACCATAATTTCAGGTGTCGCTTCGCTAATTAATAGCGACATGTATGGCATCGCAGCGATCATTTTCATTGCCAGTATCGTCGTGCCAGTCGCGAAAATACTGGGCCTCGCGTACATCTTAATCTGTATAAAGATGAAGCGCGCCGTTTACCACAGGCAACGTATGACCATCTATTTCATCGTGAAATGGGTGGGGAAATGGTCGGTAATGGATCTGTTCGTTATTTCGATCATGATGACCTTGGTCGACCGCGGACAAATTTTAAACTTTACACCAGGTTATGGTGCAGTCGCTTTTGGTGTCGTAGTTGTTCTCACGATGCTAGCAGCGGAAAGCTTAGATCCTAGGCTAATTTGGGATAACTACACCTCTAAAGATGAGTCAGTGAATGAACAACGATAA
- the rsmF gene encoding 16S rRNA (cytosine(1407)-C(5))-methyltransferase RsmF, whose translation MHANVYIPEEFLTHIEAIMPSHLDMASFVASCQKPLRKSIRVNTLKISVEDFLVRAKEKGWELEPVPWCETGFWITADESEAPLGNTAEHMSGLFYIQEASSMMPPSALFQGEADYQAVLDTAAAPGSKTTQIAALMNNRGVLVANEYAASRVKVLHANIERCGVRNAALSNFDGRVFGGWLPEQFDAVLLDAPCSGEGTIRKDADAMKNWTYQSVVDIADTQKDLIESAFHALKPNGVLVYSTCTLSTEENQQVCHHLKETFGDAVEFESLESLFDNAKATTTEEGFLHIFPQVYDSEGFFVARIRKLASVTPPEVKKRMGKFPFEKASNKSQQEVAEQLLNALDIELPSDTQVWIRDKDVWLFPEALEPMIGEFRFSRMGIKIAETHKKGYRWQHQVATTLATGNEANVVELSIEDAREWFMGRDVRPEGLSGKGEVLVKYNGAIIGLGKWVGNRVKNGLPRELVRDKNLF comes from the coding sequence TTGCACGCTAACGTATATATTCCTGAAGAATTCCTAACGCACATCGAAGCAATCATGCCTAGTCATCTAGATATGGCTTCTTTCGTTGCGTCATGCCAAAAACCACTTCGTAAAAGCATTCGAGTCAACACATTGAAAATCAGTGTTGAAGACTTCCTAGTACGAGCAAAAGAGAAAGGCTGGGAACTGGAACCTGTACCTTGGTGTGAAACGGGCTTTTGGATTACAGCTGATGAAAGTGAAGCGCCACTAGGTAATACGGCAGAACACATGTCTGGTCTTTTCTACATCCAAGAAGCCAGCTCGATGATGCCACCCTCGGCACTTTTCCAAGGCGAAGCTGATTACCAAGCGGTGCTAGACACTGCGGCAGCACCCGGCTCTAAAACAACGCAAATCGCTGCGCTGATGAATAATCGCGGTGTGTTGGTTGCCAATGAGTACGCAGCAAGCCGTGTGAAAGTCCTACACGCTAACATCGAACGTTGTGGCGTTCGTAATGCCGCTCTAAGTAACTTCGACGGTCGAGTTTTCGGTGGTTGGTTACCAGAACAGTTTGATGCTGTATTGCTAGACGCGCCCTGCTCTGGCGAAGGTACCATTCGTAAAGATGCAGATGCGATGAAGAACTGGACGTATCAATCTGTGGTCGATATTGCCGACACGCAAAAAGATCTGATTGAAAGTGCATTCCATGCTCTTAAACCTAATGGTGTGTTGGTTTACTCAACGTGCACGCTTAGCACGGAAGAAAACCAACAAGTATGTCATCACCTAAAAGAAACCTTTGGTGATGCGGTTGAGTTTGAATCTCTTGAATCACTATTCGACAACGCAAAAGCAACCACGACAGAAGAAGGCTTTCTACACATCTTCCCTCAAGTTTATGACTCAGAGGGTTTCTTTGTTGCACGTATCCGTAAACTAGCGTCTGTTACTCCACCTGAAGTTAAAAAGCGTATGGGTAAATTCCCATTTGAAAAAGCCTCAAATAAATCTCAGCAAGAAGTCGCTGAACAACTGCTAAATGCTCTCGATATCGAACTACCAAGTGATACTCAAGTTTGGATTCGTGACAAAGACGTTTGGCTATTCCCAGAAGCGCTAGAACCTATGATCGGTGAATTCCGTTTCTCTCGCATGGGAATCAAGATCGCCGAAACCCATAAAAAAGGTTACCGCTGGCAGCACCAAGTGGCGACTACGCTTGCAACAGGTAATGAAGCTAATGTTGTCGAGCTTAGTATTGAAGATGCTCGTGAATGGTTCATGGGCCGCGATGTTCGCCCTGAAGGCTTGTCAGGCAAAGGTGAAGTACTAGTGAAGTACAATGGTGCAATCATCGGCCTTGGTAAGTGGGTTGGCAACCGAGTGAAGAACGGTTTACCACGCGAACTAGTGCGCGATAAGAACCTTTTCTAA